A window of Strix aluco isolate bStrAlu1 chromosome 2, bStrAlu1.hap1, whole genome shotgun sequence contains these coding sequences:
- the CCDC89 gene encoding coiled-coil domain-containing protein 89 — protein sequence MAQDERQAGMANPTSDPETSKDVEDMTKGLEELCESPEEEKSEKALLHSHLEQQHHLICILEKKADDAHKRCRGLEQLNVELEKLRTEDAVKMKTLTQRIHHLEGRFMDLANNHEKMIQFKNEHKKRHMQLWEENKCLRQKNEALFSQMVREKEAEVLQLAAQARKLSQQLDSLQEKCAYESRRAQEREKELLEAQSLQASAYAWEIDSLKHQLQHLQKHQQTAAQVERTESQQRAQGSELQAKLERANEEKERLRSLAMERGRALQDKQWEIEQLGRKLEIAENARQRAGKCLVKEAAAADNDLKVQELQRQLESSKQACSKLSLQFDAYRKHSMDLLTKEKALNAKLRHFIV from the coding sequence ATGGCTCAGGATgagaggcaggcagggatggCCAACCCCACGAGTGATCCAGAGACGAGCAAAGACGTGGAGGATATGACAAAAGGCCTGGAGGAACTCTGTGAGAGCcctgaggaggagaagagtgagaAGGCTCTGCTGCATTCACACCTAGAACAGCAGCATCACCTTATCTGTATACTGGAGAAAAAAGCAGACGACGCACACAAACGCTGCAGAGGCCTGGAGCAGCTCAACGTGGAGCTGGAGAAACTGAGGACAGAGGATGCTGTGAAAATGAAGACCCTGACCCAACGGATTCACCATCTGGAGGGGCGCTTCATGGATCTGGCCAATAACCATGAAAAAATGATCCAGTTCAAGAACGAACACAAGAAACGGCACATGCAGCTGTGGGAGGAGAATAAGTGCCTGCGGCAGAAGAACGAAGCGCTCTTCAGCCAGATGGTGAGGGAGAAGGAAGCTGAAGTGCTCCAGCTTGCTGCCCAGGCCAGAAAGCTCTCGCAGCAGTTGGACTCCTTGCAGGAGAAATGCGCTTATGAGAGTCGCAGAGCCCAGGAGCGGGAAAAGGAGCTACTAGAAGCTCAGAGCCTCCAAGCAAGCGCCTATGCCTGGGAAATCGATTCATTAAAACACCAGCTGCAACACCTCCAGAAGCACCAACAAACTGCTGCGCAGGTGGAGCGCACTGAAAGTCAGCAGAGGGCTCAGGGCAGCGAGCTGCAGGCCAAGCTGGAGAGGGCGAACGAGGAGAAAGAACGGCTCCGGAGCCTGGCCATGGAGAGGGGCAGAGCTCTGCAAGATAAGCAATGGGAAATTGAGCAGCTGGGGAGGAAGCTGGAGATCGCAGAAAACgccaggcagagagcaggaaaGTGCCTCGTGaaagaggcggcagcagcagacAATGATCTGAAGGTCCAAGAGCTCCAACGACAGCTCGAAAGCAGCAAGCAGGCGTGCAGCAAACTCTCGCTGCAGTTCGATGCTTACAGAAAGCACAGCATGGATTTACTGACTAAAGAAAAAGCGCTGAATGCCAAACTCCGTCATTTTATTGTGTAA